The nucleotide window catataagaatgatttctgaaggatcatgtgacactgaagactgcagtaatgatgctgaaaatgtagctttgatcacaggaataaattacattttaaaatatattcacatagaaagcagttagtttaaatagtaaaaacaattCAAagttatactgtttttgctgtactttggatcaaatacatgcaggcttggtgagcagaagagacttaaaaaaaacattaaaattttatcttactgttcaaaaacttttgactggtagtgtattatatttaattatagtcAAATTTCTGATAATATTATTTTATGTGGTGGGCTTTTGAATATTGTGTTAGACAGTAGGTGACCTTTAAGTCAAAAAGGTTGAGaaatcaatcttttttttttttttttttttttacatattttattttttgcatatcCTCTCCACCTGACTATTACATTTTTTCACTCTTCCTTCAAATTGCTTTGATGCTGTTCATTTGAATGTTGCTTTGATAATATAGTCTACTAAAGGGATACACTTAAATATCCCAAACACCCTATTGTTTGTAGTTCATTGTATTCCAAAAAGGTCTGTTTTTTGTTAGTgcagtctgactttttttttttttttttttatcctgttgCAGTCGTTTGTACCGAGGTCACATCTTCACACTGGCAGAGGAAGTAGGGGTCTTCCAGTTAGGGCACTTCTTGGGTGTCCCAATCATGGCAAGTTCCTGCTGGTCAGTGCTGTGCCGGTCAGACACAACAGCTCACAGGTGGGTTGCTTTTATTACAATGGCAGAGCATTTCTACTACTTCATCTATTCTTTTCCATGAATCTCAATTGGATTAAACAGGTCTCTGAAAATCTTTTTGTGAATTGATTTCTATAATGTAATTTTGCTTATTTTACAGACAACAGAAACTGTGCAGAGTATTTCAACTCCAGTTGAACCTGTAGATGCTGCAGTATCTGTCCCGGTCTCCATTCCAAGTCTTTCTGCTGACCCCGCCCCCGCAGTCATACCACCAATCACAGAGCAGGTGGCTGAGGCTCCTCTCACTGCATTGGATGTTCTGCAGGAGGTTGGAGCTGAAGCCAGTCTAGCAGAGCTTGGCCTGGGCAGCCACACGCCTGTGGGCCTGATCCAGAATATGCTGGAGTTTATGCATGTTAGCATTGGGTTGCCATGGTGGGGGGCCATTGTTGCAGGTAAAAATGTGTTTATAATGAGTGTAATTTATTGAACCGATGGCTTTTAAATCAAAACAGCATTTAGTCTCGAGCATCTTTGTTAATTGATGAATTTGGCAGTTTTAAAGCAAAACAAACCACTTAGTTTTCAGAGATGACAAAAAACTGAGAAAGACAAATCTgcattattaaatataatgtttTATTCTATTTGTATAGGTCTTTGTAGAATAATTgtaaccatggaccacaaaaccagttttaagtagcacagatatatttgtaacaacagccaaatatacattgtatgggtcaaaatttttgatttttcttttatgccaaaaatcattaggatataaaaatcatgttccatgaagagacCATAAATGTCAAAACTCAAtttttaataatatgcattgctaagaaattcactTACATGtgctatttaataaaaaaaaattggtgtGAAATTTATATTCTCTCCTTTTTGtgtaatttattgatttattaagttatttatttttaatttaccaTAACCATTCGGTCTGTTTTTCTCAGGCACCATTATTGCTCGGTGTGCTGTGTTCCCTGTCATTGTAAAGGGACAGAGGGAAGCAGCCAAACTGAACAACGTCATGCCAGAAATGACCAAGCTCACCAACCGCATGAACGAGGCCAAGCAGAGTGGTAACAAATTTGATTGTAAGTGTCTCATTTTCATCGTATACTATTTTTCCTTCTCTTTTTATGTTGTATTTTCAGAATGTAtaaatcatttgtgaccctggaccacaaaagcagcaagtagcatggttatattggtagcaatagccacagataacatcgtatgggtcaaaattattgatttttcttttatcccaaaaatcatcaggatattaagtaaagatcatgttccgtgaagatattttgtaaatttcctaccataaatatatcaaaacttaatttttgactagtaatatgcattgttaagaactttaaaggcaaacttctcaatattatgatttttttttttttttttttgacacaatcagaattcagatttttaaatagttgtgtctcTGCAAAAATTTTGTTATATCCTAACAAatacttcaatggaaagcttatttattcatctttcagatttcAGTCAAAAATTACCTTTATGACTTGTTTTGGTTTGTCCTCTGATCTCTCATTCTAGTTTTTCAACTTTCTGGTTTCAACTTTTTAGTAGgggaaactgtttttttttttttaatcatttttattaaaattaattaattttctttCTCCAGTTTCAAAAGCATACACTGACTTGATGATGTTTCAGAAGAAACATGATGTCAACCCTTTGCGTGGGTTCCTAGTGCCCTTGGTACAGGTCAGTGAcctttaatgcatttattattttgaaatattttttgttgttaagATCGATTAACCGAGCTAGTTGGTTGCTGTTTAGTAATCGTTACATAACTTTTCATCACCTTCCTTTTTAGGCTCCGATCTTCGTCTCTTTCTTCATTGCCTTGCGTAAGATGGCATATCTCCCTGTACCAAGTTTGCAGACTGGCGGCCTCTGGTGGTTCACAGACCTAACCGCAGCTGATCCATTTTACATTCTCCCCCTTGCCGTGACTGGCACTATGTTTGCCATCCTAGAGGTAATTATGTAAGGAATAGTCAATGGAAATTGTGAAAAATTTACTATTTACTAACTGTTATGTCATTCTAAAACCATTTGAGTTACATTATGTAATGGAACATATGCTTTAAAGAGGTTGAAGAAGCTCTTTTCCATTTAAGGAAAGCATATTGTGACAGATTTTTTAAAGGGAGCCCTGGGTTTTATGACATGTATGGCCTAATATACATACAtcatgtctcttactgaaatatgtagtagaaaatccatgaaagatttaagttatttaaaaaatccacatcatttacatattttggactatgggggggcaTCATTAGGACGTGAAATGGTTACTACTACTCCCTCTACCAGTTGCTATTTTTACAGCAACACAATTTAGaaaacacaactctgaaaataagaTACTGATATgacgaccacagctactgaaagagcttacaggtggcaatggatgtAAAGTGTAGGCTAAAACCAAATGTtgtaccatcgattttccccaAAAGGAGTCTAAATGCCCTGCATATTAGGGAAAACCGTGCTGAAAAACGCCTTCGGTGGCTGCGGTGTCATAagtgtcggcatgtttacattgtgccaggatggcatctagcgtttcttgtctctgccatttgtaagctctttcagtagctgtggtctactaaagcctcaaagacatcagggctgaagtggacagaacaaagacgcaggtttTAATCTTCTACAGACATCTTCCCATTATTTACTCTTCTTATCGCTAACAAAAGCAGTgcagacttacatcgcttctcttgttgcccttcgaccgaaaattaaaaccaaaagccgcacaatgtggcattgtatcagttttttattttccgagttgttttgcagtaaaaatagcaacatgtaGTGGCAGTAGCTCATGGAGTGCAGTCTTTTTaggtcattgaaataatggcaccccccacagtccaaaatatgtataaaacaatgtggatttagtcttttatgggttttctgctacatatttcagtaagagacatcatttatgttatattaagccatataagTCTTGATATCCGGGGGTCCCTTTAAACACAAATTACCATATATCTACTTTATAAATTatccaatatttagattttggtCTGTATCTCACACAAAGTTGTGTGgaccatataattttttttttctggagctTGACAGAATTTTTGCAAATCgtaacaatttaaaatgtttaaatttaaaattgtttttacagTTGGGAGCTGAATCTGGTGTGGACAACCCCAATCTGAAGGCCATGAAGACTGTCTTCAGGATCATGCCCTTTGTGATCCTCCCTATGACCATTAGCTTCCCCACGGTTAGTCTCTAACACtccctttttatgttttttgaactGTATTTGTTATGGGATCCGTCTTCTCTTGTCATACTGTAATGGTTTTCATAGTGTCATTTGATCTGTGTGTTTTGCAGGCGGTGTTCACCTACTGGATGACCTCTAACCTCTTCTCACTGGGCCAGGTGGCCCTGCTGAGGCACCCGCTCGTGAGACAGAAGTTACGCATCCCGGAGCGCATCACACACCCACCTTCAGCGCTACCTCCCCAAGAAGGTTTGATAAAAAGCATCAAGAAAGGTAAAAGATTTTTCCGGTTTATATTCTGTATCAGTGCTATTTTAGTTTTAGATTTTATACTGCATAGTATAATAGTAGTAATACTTtgaaatttggatttttttttttacttttatttttatactctgatttcattgtaattttagttcaagttttagtGATTTTTATGTGCACTgtgtgcatttttaaatatttctgtataggtttttttcagttttagttattttagtacttcaatttaAATTGATTTTAGATTTCTAATTTTTAGGGCTTGGTTTTGACACATTTTacgatttgattctgattcacaagcttgcaattattgaactaatcgattcttgggatttaggaATCAATataattttgtaaaaatgagaatctaATAAAATCGagaaatcagtattttttttactcagccctgctaattttcatttaagttttttttttttagtaactgAAAATGATGTTTAATACAGTagccaacatttgaagtggagttgtcctaaaactaaaacaataccCTTTCTTATCTTAGACAACTTTTTTGATTCATTTCAAATGTTGACTAATATAGTTGTAGttgtagttaacaataacaatgcTGTTTTGTAACTGACTCATTTCTCTTTGTCTTACTCTTTTGCTTGTTTTATACTTCCTATATAATCTTTTTGTATCTCTTCCCCTCAGGATGGAAGAATGCCCAGTTGGCTCAGCAGCTTgaggagagagaaagaagaaTTAAAGGACACCTGGATATGGCAGCCAAAGGTGAGAGTTTATTTTCTATAGCCATTTCAAAACCTAGTGAACTACCTGTGtctgtctgcatttatttgattaaaaaagcattaatgtaactttttattatttcaatagattttaaaatgtaatttattcctgtaatggcaaaaatgaattttcagcatttttttgttttgttttgctattCACAATTCATttatctctgttttttttttaaaggtcctCTGAGGCAGACTTTTACCCATAACCCCCTTCAGCAGTCAGCAGCACCAATGTCAACAGGAAAACCAAGTCATTCGAAGCAAGACAAGAAGAGGCCCTGGGAGGAGACGATTGGTTAGGACCCGGATGGAGAATTGTTATGGCTTTGTACATATGTATTGAGATGGACTAAGGGATGGGTGGTAAAATTAAGACTAAATGAGTGTTTAATGGAAAAGGTGATGTGCTGTGTGTTCTTGCCATTAAAGAGCAATCTTATTGCCTTACCTCTCTCTCCATTCatttacatgcatacatgcacACAAATGAATCTCTCGAGTAGTTTTCATCCAAAACACTTAAAAACAATGGCTGActaaatgtcaaaagtttacatacacttcttaatacaggtgttacctgaatgatccacagctatgtgatagttgttcatgagtcccttgtttgtcctaaacagttaaactgcttgcttcagaaaaatccttcaggtcctacatattctgtggtttttcagcatttttgtgtatttgaaccctttccaacaatgactatgattttgagatccatctttacacacggaggacaactgagggactcatatgcatgtaaatatcttctgcagcttctgaaggggAGTACTAAAGGAAAAaatacatttaggcaaaataagaaaaatgtgcacattttcattctgttcaaaagcttaCACCCCCagctccttctgaagcattagtgagtgcttgaaccttctgtaatagttgcatatgagtccacagttgtcctcagtgtaaaaagttggatctcaaaatcatacagtgattgttagaaagagttcaaatacacaaaaatgctaaaaaaaaaaaaaaaagaaagaatttgtgggacctgaaggatttttttgaagaaaagcagggagtttaactgttcaggacaaacaagggactcatgaacaactatcacaacaaaagaaaaaaaagctgtggGTCATTTatataacaacacagtattaaaaatcgagtgtatgtaaacttttaaatggggtaatttttataaattctattattattttctcttgtggactatatgcaaacatcttttatgtaagaTATCTtgttcaagtcagtactaaataaaaagtaacatgcattttgtatgatccctcttatattaaaataattaacattttgcagattctgcaactaTATGAACTTTTGACTTCACCTGTACTGTACTGTATACGTGTCCCTTCATGATTAACATACACAGGTTTTGCATCATTTGtcctttatttagtttattttttgttgtattcAACCAGTTATTTATCACAAATCCAAAATAACACTGCCTTTGCCATTTCAGTCTTTAGAAAAGAATAGAAAACATGGAAAATACTGCTTTCAGTATTTATATACACGCCTGTAAAGATAAAGATGTTGTATTGGCAATTCCTTTCTGTAACACACAAGGTGTTTAATTAGACTTTCAGTGTACACACATCTAAAATGTATGTTCAATTAATATGCAAGATTTAGGTTTATAGTTGTTTCGAAACAAATGTCTCTAAATAATTCCTGTTATCAGTGCTATAATTTCATCATTTTACCAAGTCTCCCAACAACCTCCAAGTCCAAAGGTAGTTTCTTCGTAGAGAAGGTTTACTGTTCCCCATCAAACCAGCACTGAACTGATCAAAACGCAGCATAAATATCTCTAATAAATATAAAGGATTTGCTTTGACTTAAAGGGAGTTTTTGCATGAAATCTGATCGATCTAAAATGATATCTGTGTAAACCAGTGTAAAACGAGTTTAATCACATCAGCAGCTTGTGTATTGCATGTCCAGTTGTGAGTCCAGAGGTTTATGAGTCCAGTTTTCAGTGCATCATCTTCTACTCTGTCTTTTCATCCTCTCTGTCCATCTCGGTAAGAACACAGTAGCACACCTTCTGAATGAGTAAACCAAAAGATGCTGGAAATGAAAACAGACATATCCATATCAGTATCAGGAGCAATATGAACTCTGTAAATCTAAATCACTGTTAGGAGTCTTACCAATAAACTTCCTGAGCCACATAGGCCTGCGTGTGGCAGGTAGATGGCAGCACAGGAAGTAGACGGGCACTCCTGATAAAGCGATGGCAATGCCGATTAATGAGTTGATGGTGTCGCTATATAAAGGCACCACCACAAGAAATACTGTGCAGAGGCAGAATATAATTGGGAAGAACAGGCTGAGCTGGAAGAAAAAGGAAAGGTATAATGAATGATAGACTATTCAGTAAGCCTGCTTGAGTTAACTTTTGTTAGTAGTTCGTCTCACACAAAGCATATCGTATTTCGGCGCTCATTTGTGATATATTTGTAAGACATAAATCCATAATAGTTATGAGTAATGACATTCGGCTACCTATGGTTTGTCTATGTACCGTACGAAAGCGATTTAAGGAACGCGTTTCCTCAGGTAAACGTGACTTCCATTCGCAAATGTATGTTTACATTTCTGACTTCAAGCTACATGATAATTGCTAACTTTTGATAATTGCTTCTGACCAAATCTATAATGTATTACTATATTAatggtatataatataataatattatgatATATAATATATTGATGCAATTTTTGATGACAACAACAGCAGGATACCAgatatttatatttcacaactatgacttccctggtgaaaaaaaacagctaaaaccagcctaggctggtattagccgGGTTTTTTTTCCAGCACAATGGCAATTTCATATCTCACAATGTGTACTTTATATAATATAGTGTGActttttacagttgaggtcaaaagtttacatactccttgcagaatctgcaaaatgttaattattttaccaaaataagagagatcatacaaaatacaagtattttttttatttaatactgacctgaataagatattttacataaaagacatttacatgtagtgtagtctgcaagagaaaataatagttgaatttctaaaaatggccctgttcatcctgaatgatccacagatgtgttttttttagtcatagttgttcatgaattgtCTTGAACAGTCAAAttgctcactgttcttcagaaaaatctttcagcatttgtgtgtatttgaaccctttccaacaatgactgtatgattttgagatccatcttttcacatggcggacaactgagggaatcatatgcaactactacagaaggttcaaatgctcactgatacatCAGAAAGAAACATGACGCATTgggagctgggggggggggggtgaaaactttttgaatttaaagatcagggtaaattttagttattttgtcttctggcaaacatgtaaatatcttctatagcttctaatagcagtactaaatgaaaaaatatgatatttaggcaaaataagaaaaatatacatacatatatagaatcttcgttctgttcaaaagtttacacccctggctcttaaagcattgtgtttccttctgaagcatgttggaaagggttcaaatacacaaaaatgctgaaaaaccacgaGTTTgagggacctaaaggatttttctgaagaacagcaggcagtttaactgttcaggacaaacaagggactcatgaacaactatcactaaacaaaacaaaacagctgtggatcattcaagtaacaacacagtattaaaaatcaagtgtatgtaaacttttgaacagggtcatttttataaatttgtggACTACTAATATGTAagtgtcttttatgtaaaataacatAATACATGGGAGATGTTGGTTTGTGTGGTTACCTTTAGTGGTCGTGGTCTGTCTGGTTGTTTCCATCGCAGGTACATCTGTCCCAGGATAGACAGACCCACGAAGAACCAGTAGCTGAAGCTGTAGTAGTTGATCAGTCTAAAGACATCCTCCACACACAGGTACACAAGAGCCATGGCACCCTATCACACAACAAGACATCTCAGAATAGCTACACTTAGATTTATAGACACGAATGATGACTTTAAAGACATAAAGGTCAGGTGAATCAGGTGAAAACACACAATTGAAACAAAACACAAGTACATGTAATACAGCATATGATGACACAAATGAAGATGTTGAGATGGGAACTGACATTGAAGAGTAGGGCAGGGATGGGGGTAAAGCGGCTGACGTGAATCATGCACAGGTAGTCTGGCAGGTGGCCCTCTCTGGAGCCCACGAAGAACAGTCTGAGTGGAGATATGAGAATGAGAAATTGGAAAATGAGCTAAGAATGAAACATAGAATGAAAATGGTGCCTGAGAGGGAACAATGTGGTGAATTAGATGGCAGAAATGACACTGGTTATGGTACATGTTTTAGACGCTACTCACCTTGATGCAGCCACTATGGATGCGTTTAATCCTCCAAAGCAAGAGAAGGCAACAGCGACTGGTATTGTCCAATTAAAATACCCAAATACCTGGTCTGCAAATGTCTgtgaattaaacatttttttttattattaattattaattaattagccAAGAAACTTGTAcctgcttttcttttctttttttaatgtacacTACTCTTCAGAAGTTTACTttgagtattattatttttttatttaacacttttattcagcaaggatgcattaaattgatcaaaagtgactgtaatGGCATTTATAATATTGTTGGATTATCTTGACCaggcctttctttcttcagtcgaaaagaaattaaggtttttgaggaaaacataccaggaattttctccatatagtggacttcagtgggagccaacgggttgaaggtccaaattgcagtttcagtgcagcttcaaagtgctccaCACAATCtcagcagaggaataagggtcttatctagtga belongs to Garra rufa chromosome 3, GarRuf1.0, whole genome shotgun sequence and includes:
- the LOC141332186 gene encoding mitochondrial inner membrane protein OXA1L-like, which translates into the protein MAALRGRVVTECLTTCIFRQTSTASISTLPIVMTRNKSFVPRSHLHTGRGSRGLPVRALLGCPNHGKFLLVSAVPVRHNSSQTTETVQSISTPVEPVDAAVSVPVSIPSLSADPAPAVIPPITEQVAEAPLTALDVLQEVGAEASLAELGLGSHTPVGLIQNMLEFMHVSIGLPWWGAIVAGTIIARCAVFPVIVKGQREAAKLNNVMPEMTKLTNRMNEAKQSGNKFDFSKAYTDLMMFQKKHDVNPLRGFLVPLVQAPIFVSFFIALRKMAYLPVPSLQTGGLWWFTDLTAADPFYILPLAVTGTMFAILELGAESGVDNPNLKAMKTVFRIMPFVILPMTISFPTAVFTYWMTSNLFSLGQVALLRHPLVRQKLRIPERITHPPSALPPQEGLIKSIKKGWKNAQLAQQLEERERRIKGHLDMAAKGPLRQTFTHNPLQQSAAPMSTGKPSHSKQDKKRPWEETIG